A window of Pseudomonadota bacterium genomic DNA:
CCTGGCAGACGCTCACGCGCGTGGTGATCCTGACCGCGAGCCCGGCGATCTTCTCGGCGGTCATGATCGGCCTGGGCCGCGCGGTGGGTGAGACCATGATCGTGCTCATGGCGACCGGCAACACCCCCATCATGGACTGGACTATCTTCCAGGGTTTCCGCGCGCTGTCGGCCAACGTCGCGGTCGAGATGCCCGAGACCGAGGTCGACAGCACCCATTACCGGGTGTTGTTCCTGGCGGCCTTGGTGCTGTTCCTCGCGACCTTCCTCTTCAACACGGTCGCGGAGGTCTTTCGCCAGCGCCTGCGCGAGCGCTACAGCAATCTATAAGGTGCGGGCGGACATCGCATGACGGGCCGGTCCGAGCTCACGGGATGGGTCCATACCGGCAGCCCGTGGGTGTGGCTGACGGCGGGCTCGGTGAGTCTCAGCCTGTACATGGTCTTCGGGCTCCTCTTGCTCATCGCCGTCCACGGCATGGGGCACTTCTGGCCCGGGCGCATCGCCGCCATCGACTACCGTGAATCCGACGGTACCAAGACCAGGCTCTACGGCGAGATCGCGGACCATGAAGAGGTGCCGGCCGCCCGCCTCGAGGAGAACGGGTATCGGCTCCCGGACGGCGTCGTGACCGGCGAGCGACTGCTCATCAAGACCGGTAATCGCGACGTCTACGGCCGCGATTTCCGCTGGATCGCCGCGCCCGGCATCGAGCGGATCGATTATCCCCCGGCGCTTCTGGCCGTCGAGCGCGAGGAATGGGGCAATGCCTACGGATACCTGGTGGAGGTCCGCGAGGACGGTAAAGCGATCACGACCTCGAACACCGACGAACCGCCGCTGGCGGAGGTGCAGGCGCGGCTCGATCGCAAGCAGGCGCTCGAGGAACAGATAGGTCACCTGGAGCGCGACCGTATCGGCGCGGTGAACCACGCCATGGAGCAACTGCGTCTCGAGGGTCGCGCGCTGGAACTGGGCGGGGAGCCGGACCCGCGCGCCCTGCAAGCCATCGCGGAGGAGCGGCTCGCGCTGGAGGCCGAGTACGAGCGTCTCGGCGTCGAGCTCGGCGCGCTCGGTCACGAGATCGAGCGCGACTCTTTGCAGCTCAGGCTCGCCGGGGGCGAGGACCTCACCATCCCGCTGGCCAAGGTGGTGCGCGTGTACCGGCCGAACGAGATGGGGATCTTCGACAAGCTCGGTCATTACCTCACGAAGCTCACGGAGTTCGCGACCGACGAGCCCCGCGAGGCCAATACCGAGGGCGGGATCTTCCCGGCCATCTTCGGCACCGTGCTCATGGTCCTCATCATGAGCCTCGTGGTGGCGCCCTTCGGTATCGTAGCCGCCGTCTATCTCCGGGAATATGCGAAGCAGGGCCCGCTGACCCGTACCATCCGCATCGCCGTCAACAACCTCGCGGGGGTGCCGTCGATCGTCTACGGCGTGTTCGGGCTCGGGTTTTTCGTGTATTTCCTCGGGGGCAACATCGACCGCGTGTTCTTCCCCGAGGCCCTGCCGGCCCCGACCTTCGGGACCCCGGGTCTCCTGTGGGCCTCGCTCACCCTCGCGATCCTGACCGTCCCGGTCGTGATCGTCGCCACCGAAGAGGGCCTGGCCCGCATCCCCGTGGCCATCCGCGAGGGCAGCCTGGCGCTCGGGGCGACCAAGGCCGAGACCCTGTGGCGCATCGTCCTGCCGATGGCGAGCCCGGCGCTCATGACCGGGCTCATCCTGGCCGTGGCGCGCGCCGCCGGCGAGGTCGCGCCGCTCATGATGGTGGGGGTGGTCAAGCTCGCCCCCTCGTTGGCCATGGACGGCAACTTCCCCTTCCTGCACCTCGATCGCAAGATCATGCACCTCGGGTTTCACATCTACGACGTGGGTTTCCAGAGCCCCAATGTCGAGGCGGCGCGCCCGCTCGTGTATGCCACCGCGTTGCTCTTGGTCGTCATCGTCGTGGTGCTCAACCTGGCCGCGATCCGGATACGCAACCAGTTGCGGGAGAGATACCGTGCTTCGGAAGATTGAACAACCGGCCTTGAAGGCCGTGGACCCCAAGGGCGTCGCCCGACCTGCCGCCACGCATGGTTTCGAGGGTTTCGATGCCGAGGCCGCGGACGCCCAGGGTATCGACACGAGGGCCAAAGGCTCCTCTTCTTCTCTCCAGGCACGGAGGCCCGAAGCAGCGCCGGCGGCGGGCCGCAAGGTCTGCCTCGAGGTCGCGGGTCTCGACCTCTATTACGGCGAGAACCAGGCCCTCAACGCCATCACCATGTCGATCCCCGAGCGCCAGGTCACGGCCTTCATCGGCCCGAGCGGCTGCGGCAAGTCGACCCTCCTGCGCTGCTTCAACCGCATGAACGACCTCTATGATCACGTGCGCATCAAGGGCGAGATCCGGCTCTTCGGCCACAACATCTACGCCGCCGACACGCCGGTGTCCGATCTCAGGCGGCGGGTCGGGATGGTGTTTCAGAAGCCCAACCCGTTTCCGAAGTCGATCTACGAGAACGTCGCCTACGGGCTCAGGCTGCAGGGGGTCAAGAAGCGGCGCGTCCTGGACGAGGCCGTGGAGCGGGCCATCAAGCGCGCCGCCCTGTGGGACGAGGTCAAGGACCGGCTCAACGACGGCGCCATGACCTTGTCGGGCGGGCAGCAGCAGCGTCTCGTCATCGCGCGCGCCATCGCCATCGAGCCGGAGGTGTTGTTGCTCGACGAGCCGGCCTCCGCGCTCGACCCCATCTCGACGCTCAAGATCGAAGACCTCATCTATGAGCTCAAGACCGAATACACGATCCTGATCGTGACCCACAACATGCAGCAGGCGGCGCGGGTCTCCGACCACACGGCCTTCATGTACCTCGGGGATCTGATCGAGTTCGACGAGACCAAGGTGCTCTTCACCAAACCCAAGAGGAAACAGACCGAGGACTACATTACCGGCCGCTACGGCTAGCCCTCGACGAGGAGAAAAGACATGAGCGCGACCCAACTCCCACAGCACATCTCCCACCAGTTCGACAAGGAACTCGAGGACGTCCGGGCCCGCGTGCTGGAGATGGGCGGCACGGTGGAAGAGCACCTCACGACGGCGTTAGACGCCCTGGCCGACCGGAATCCGGGGCTCGCCGAGCTGGCGGCGAGCAACGACTACAAGGTCAATACCATGGAGATCGACATCGACGCGGACTGCACGGCGATCCTGGCGCGGCGCCAGCCGGCCGCGGGGGATCTGCGGCTGGTGCTGGCCATGACCCGCATCACCACCGACCTCGAGCGCATCGGCGACGAGGCCAAGAAGATCGCCCGCGTGGTCCTGCGCCTGACGGAGTCGGAGGGCCCCAAGGCCTATTACATCGGGGTCTTGAACATGGGCGGGCGCGTCCGGCAAAACCTACGCGCCGCGCTCGATGCCCTGGCGCGCATGGACTCCAGGGCGGCCTTGCAGGTGGCGCGTGAGGACAGCTTGGTAGACCAAGAATACGACGCGATCATGCGCCAGCTCATCACCTACATGATGGAGGACCCGCGCAGCATCACCCGCGTGCTGGACACCGCCTGGGCGGTACGGGCGCTGGAGCGCATCGGCGATCACGCCAACAACATCTGCGAGAGCGTCATCTACCTGGTGGACGGCAAAGACATCCGCCACCTCAGCTACGAGGACCTCGACGAGGAGCCTGAGGCCGGCGGTTCCGGCTGAGGGACCGCGCGCCGGCGAGCGTTCGATCAGGGATTCGGCTCGGAATGCGGGTCGGTCGGAAACACCGATTGGGCGCGTTCGCTAAGGTACTTACTGCATCCGGCCCAGGAGGTCGACCGGCCTCTTGGGATCCCCGGCGCGCCAAACAGGGTTGGTCCCTGGCTCCGGTTTGCTATCATGCCAGCATCGGGTACCCGGAGCGGCGTTTCGAACATGGCAGCGCTTTGGATACTGGTTTCCAGCCTCGTGCCCCTACCGAGTTTCTACGGGGCCATCGCCTACGATCGCCAGGGCGGG
This region includes:
- the pstA gene encoding phosphate ABC transporter permease PstA encodes the protein MTGRSELTGWVHTGSPWVWLTAGSVSLSLYMVFGLLLLIAVHGMGHFWPGRIAAIDYRESDGTKTRLYGEIADHEEVPAARLEENGYRLPDGVVTGERLLIKTGNRDVYGRDFRWIAAPGIERIDYPPALLAVEREEWGNAYGYLVEVREDGKAITTSNTDEPPLAEVQARLDRKQALEEQIGHLERDRIGAVNHAMEQLRLEGRALELGGEPDPRALQAIAEERLALEAEYERLGVELGALGHEIERDSLQLRLAGGEDLTIPLAKVVRVYRPNEMGIFDKLGHYLTKLTEFATDEPREANTEGGIFPAIFGTVLMVLIMSLVVAPFGIVAAVYLREYAKQGPLTRTIRIAVNNLAGVPSIVYGVFGLGFFVYFLGGNIDRVFFPEALPAPTFGTPGLLWASLTLAILTVPVVIVATEEGLARIPVAIREGSLALGATKAETLWRIVLPMASPALMTGLILAVARAAGEVAPLMMVGVVKLAPSLAMDGNFPFLHLDRKIMHLGFHIYDVGFQSPNVEAARPLVYATALLLVVIVVVLNLAAIRIRNQLRERYRASED
- the phoU gene encoding phosphate signaling complex protein PhoU, producing MSATQLPQHISHQFDKELEDVRARVLEMGGTVEEHLTTALDALADRNPGLAELAASNDYKVNTMEIDIDADCTAILARRQPAAGDLRLVLAMTRITTDLERIGDEAKKIARVVLRLTESEGPKAYYIGVLNMGGRVRQNLRAALDALARMDSRAALQVAREDSLVDQEYDAIMRQLITYMMEDPRSITRVLDTAWAVRALERIGDHANNICESVIYLVDGKDIRHLSYEDLDEEPEAGGSG